One part of the Salinivirga cyanobacteriivorans genome encodes these proteins:
- a CDS encoding KdsC family phosphatase, with the protein MKKNFKEQLNNIKVFIFDVDGVFTDGSLYLLPGGEQARQMNIRDGFAVKHAAEQGYKIGIITGGEDEPVRWRFNKLGVKDIYLPSKSKVEDFNHFIAQHNIDPASVLYMGDDMPDYEVMKLAGIPTCPADADSEIKQISDYISDKKGGEGCVRDVIEQVLRAQGNWVK; encoded by the coding sequence ATGAAGAAGAATTTTAAAGAACAACTGAACAATATAAAAGTATTTATTTTCGATGTAGACGGCGTGTTTACAGATGGTTCACTATATTTACTCCCGGGAGGTGAACAGGCGCGTCAAATGAACATACGTGATGGATTTGCCGTTAAACATGCTGCTGAGCAAGGTTACAAAATAGGGATTATTACGGGAGGTGAAGATGAACCGGTAAGATGGCGTTTCAACAAGCTTGGTGTAAAGGATATATACCTGCCTTCAAAAAGTAAGGTAGAGGATTTCAATCATTTTATCGCTCAACACAACATTGATCCGGCATCTGTACTTTACATGGGCGACGATATGCCAGATTACGAAGTAATGAAACTTGCCGGCATACCGACCTGTCCGGCAGATGCTGATTCCGAAATCAAACAAATATCAGATTACATATCAGACAAAAAAGGTGGAGAAGGATGCGTACGCGATGTAATTGAGCAAGTTCTGAGAGCGCAGGGCAATTGGGTAAAATAG
- a CDS encoding geranylgeranylglycerol-phosphate geranylgeranyltransferase — translation MQAFLRLIRWPNLIIIPLVMAAIRFAVIEPMLHISGMSPAMPLREFWLMVLATMFLGSGGYIINDYFDRKIDLINKPGKVVVGQKMSRIGVITWHIIFNSLAVLIGLWLAWQVHLWWVAAVYAFVSGIFWFYSTTYKRMFLIGNIIVSLLTAMVPFQVLLFEYTYQANEGIMLFGEGPLQQNLYIIALWVTAFSFFAFMTNLIREIVKDFEDIRGDMRYGRKSVPIVLGLKSTKWVVQVLTLATILAIIYVASRVVFDWFSWVYISTLIILPLLLHMYLLHFAHKKRQFHRISQLMKIVMFTGLLYALIVRYNVLQIV, via the coding sequence ATGCAGGCTTTTTTAAGACTTATCAGATGGCCCAACCTCATTATCATCCCGCTGGTAATGGCCGCAATACGTTTTGCAGTAATAGAACCTATGTTGCATATAAGTGGCATGAGCCCGGCAATGCCCCTGCGAGAATTCTGGCTCATGGTTTTGGCTACTATGTTTCTGGGCTCAGGTGGTTATATTATTAATGATTATTTCGACCGGAAAATAGATCTTATAAACAAGCCGGGAAAAGTGGTGGTTGGACAAAAAATGAGTCGCATCGGTGTTATAACCTGGCACATTATATTTAATTCTCTTGCAGTGCTAATCGGGCTATGGCTGGCCTGGCAGGTGCATCTTTGGTGGGTAGCCGCAGTTTATGCATTTGTGAGTGGCATATTCTGGTTCTATTCCACCACTTACAAAAGAATGTTTTTAATAGGCAACATTATAGTTTCACTTTTAACAGCAATGGTGCCTTTCCAGGTACTGTTGTTTGAATACACTTATCAGGCCAATGAAGGTATCATGCTTTTTGGCGAAGGACCACTTCAGCAAAACCTTTATATAATTGCGCTGTGGGTTACTGCCTTCTCCTTTTTTGCATTTATGACAAACCTGATTCGTGAAATCGTTAAAGATTTTGAAGATATTCGCGGTGATATGCGCTATGGGAGAAAATCAGTTCCAATTGTACTTGGCCTAAAAAGCACAAAATGGGTCGTACAAGTTCTAACCCTGGCCACCATACTGGCCATCATTTATGTGGCATCCAGAGTAGTTTTCGACTGGTTTTCATGGGTTTACATCTCTACGCTAATTATTTTACCATTATTATTACACATGTATCTATTGCACTTTGCCCACAAAAAGCGTCAATTTCATCGCATCAGTCAGCTAATGAAAATTGTAATGTTTACGGGCCTTCTTTACGCACTCATTGTCAGATATAATGTACTTCAAATTGTATGA
- a CDS encoding Maf family nucleotide pyrophosphatase → MIEYINANKDIILASGSPRRQELLQALGLAFTVQQKKVEETYPGNLKPREVAEYLAEKKASVFSTPSKNQIIITADTIVALNERILGKPSNKNEAAEMLRALSATSHDVITGVCVRDASNYYLFHGSTRVTFEELSDELTAKYIEKEQPYDKAGAYGIQEWFGMVAVKYIEGSYYNVMGLPVHLLYRKLIEII, encoded by the coding sequence ATGATTGAATATATCAACGCAAATAAAGATATAATTTTAGCCTCTGGATCGCCCAGAAGACAGGAGTTATTGCAAGCACTGGGATTAGCATTCACTGTGCAACAAAAAAAGGTTGAAGAGACGTATCCGGGCAACTTAAAACCCAGGGAAGTTGCAGAATACTTAGCTGAAAAAAAAGCAAGTGTCTTTAGCACCCCTTCAAAAAACCAGATCATTATTACTGCAGATACCATCGTAGCTCTAAATGAACGAATATTGGGTAAACCATCCAATAAAAATGAAGCTGCCGAAATGTTAAGAGCCTTGTCGGCAACCAGTCATGATGTAATTACCGGTGTATGTGTACGCGATGCTTCGAATTACTACCTGTTCCATGGAAGCACCCGGGTTACTTTTGAAGAATTATCAGACGAACTCACGGCAAAGTATATAGAAAAAGAGCAACCATATGATAAAGCCGGAGCTTATGGCATTCAGGAATGGTTTGGGATGGTCGCTGTAAAATATATTGAAGGCAGCTATTATAATGTTATGGGACTGCCCGTACATTTACTATATCGGAAATTAATAGAAATTATATAA